The Bacillota bacterium genome includes the window TACATCTTTCAACCCATCAGCTTCGGGCAAATCCAGCTCCGGATCGCTGAGGCGCTCACTGTGCTTCCCATACTCTATGTGGAAGCCGTTCCCGCGCTTTTCGTAGGCTGCCTGCTGGCGAATCTGCTGGGCCCCGTTGGACCCTGGGACATCATCGGCGGCAGCCTTGTCACTCTTCTTGCCGCCATCGGGACATACAAATTCAGAAACAGCATTCTTGCCTACCTATCACCCGTGATTTTGAATGGCCTCCTGGTAAGCTTGTACCTTACCTGGATAATCGAAAAACTCCCCTACTGGATCACAGCCATCAGTATCAGCGTAAGCGAGGCCATAGTCGTCTTCGGCCTCGGCATGCCGTTGATCAACTATCTCAAAGGAAGGGCGGGAAAAGGCAAGAGCTGAGCCGCCCGGCCCATTTCCTGGATTGTCTCCTGCGGAACCCTCTCCTGAGTCACCTCCTGCGGAACCCTCTCAACCTCAGGCTATTCGTCACTACTGAAACAGAACTCAATGCCATGGCAAGCGCTGCTATCATGGGATTCAACAAGATTCCAGTGAAAGGATAAAGGACTCCCGCTGCAATAGGAATACCTGCCGAATTGTATGCAAAGGCCCAAAAGAGATTCTGTTTGATTGTAGACATGGTGCGCCGGCTGAGCTCGATGGCCGTGACAACGCCTTTGAGGTCGCCCCCCATCAATGTTATGTCCGCAGCCTCCATGGCTATGTCCGTGCCTGTTCCGATTGCGATCCCCACATCTGCCTGAGCCAGGGCTGGAGCATCGTTTATCCCATCGCCGACCATACCGACGACCTTGCCCTCTTGTTGAAGCCGCCTGACTTCGAGAGCCTTATCCTGCGGGAGCACCTCAGCAAGCACCCGGTCAATTCCTAAGCTTGAGGCAATGGCTTCCGCTGTCCTCCTGTTATCCCCGGTCAGCATGGCTACCTCTATCCCCATTTTGTGCAGCATGTCCACAGCCTCACGACTGCCGGGTTTGATCCCATCAGCAATGGCCACTACCGCTGCCGGTTTGCCTTCTATTGCCGCAAGCACTGGAGTCTTCCCCTGCTGGGAGAATTCCATAGCTCTGGCGGACAATGCCCGAGCATCTACGCCTTCCTTTTCCAAAAACTTCTCACTTCCAACCAGGACCTTTTTCCCTTCGACCGTGGCCTTCACTCCATATCCAGGAATGGCCTCAAAATCAGTCACTCTGGGCAGAGAGAGTCCTTCAGCCTCTGCCTTCGCTACCACCGCCTGCGCCAGCGGGTGTTCGGACGCCTTCTCCACCGCCGCCACAAGCTGCAGGACCTTTCGTTCCCGGCCTGCGGCTGGGCCTCCCATATGCCCACCAGCCGGCGCCGCTTCATTTGTCATTGGACCACCTTCAGATACCAGTTCGAAATCCATGACTTCCGGCTTCCCTGTCGTCAGAGTCCCAGTCTTATCGAAGATAAGGGCATTGATTCGATGTGCTCTTTCGAGATGTTCTCCTCCTTTGAACAAGACGCCGAATTCCGCCCCTTTGCCGGTGCCCACCATTATAGCTGTAGGGGTAGCAAGGCCAAGGGCACATGGGCAGGCTATTATCAGCACAGACACAAAACTAAGAAGAGCAAAGCTCAACCTGGGCGCAGGCCCAAAAAAGTACCATGCCAGAAAGGTAGCAACAGCGATGGATACAACTGCTGGCACGAAGATCCCCGCAACCCTGTCTGCTAATCTTTGTATCGGAGCTTTTGACCCCTGGGCTTGCTCCACCAACTTGACTATTTGAGACAGGACCGTATCCCTCCCCACCTTTGTGGCCTTGAATTTGAATGTGCCCGTCTTATTGATGGTGGCGCCTACAACTTCGTCGCCCACTCCCTTGTCTCTGGGGATACTTTCTCCTGTCAGCATTGATTCATCCACAGATGAATGCCCCTCGATGATCACGCCGTCTACCGGGATCTTTTCTCCAGGCTTCACTATCACAATATCCCCGACTTCCAGTTCCTCCGATGGGATCTCCACCTCCTGCCCGCCTCGCACGACATGAGCAGTCTTTGCAGAAAGACTGAGGAGCTTTCGCATCGCCTCAGAAGCTTTTCCTCTTGCCATGGCCTCAAGATAACGTCCTACAAGTATGAGCGTTATGATCGTCGCTGACGTATCGTAATATACATGCGTCGCTCCAGTAGCGCCTACTTTGAGCAGGCCAGGGGCAAAAGTGGCGACCACGCTGTAAAGATAAGCCGCTGTCGTGCCAATGGCCACTAGTACATTCATATCAGAAGAGCCATGAACGAGCGCGGCATAAGCCCCATGATAAAACCGCCATCCAACCCAGAATTGCACTGGTGTGGCAAGCAAGAACAGGAGCCGCCTGTCAGAAAAAAACTTGGGGATCCATGGTACCCATTCACGCATGGACCCGGCAAAGATGATAGCCGTGAGGACGATGCTGACATACAGCCGGAGTCTCAGGGCTTTCATCTCTTTTTCGTGCTCTATTTTTTCCCGATCCTCGATAATAGCCTTGTCCTCGCCCTGACTTATGACATCATAACCTGCGCTCCTGATCTGTTCTTCAATGGCAGATATGGAAACGAGCTCGGGTTGGTACAAAACTGTCGCCCTTTCTGTGGCGAAATTTACCGCAGCTGACCTTACCCCCGGCAGCTCCTTGAGGGCTTTCTCGATGCGCACGGCGCATGAAGCGCAGCTCATTCCCGAAATTGATATTTCAATCTTTTCCATAATACTTACCTCCATTAAGATAGTGTTACCATAAATTCAGCCCGGTGAAAAGTGGAAGGATCCGGAGGATTTCTTGTTTCTGTGTAGAATAATGTGTGGGTAAATAGCCATCGGCTATAATGATAGTGAGGTGAGCCCGATGAAGCTGGCGCGGCGGGTGTCGGCAATTTCACCTTCCAAGACCTTTGGAATAGATTCAATGGTTCAGGATATGCGAAAAAAGGGTATGGATGTGATTTCATTTGGAATCGGCGAGCCCGACTTTGATACACCAGAAAATGTTAAAGCCGCAGGGATAGAGGCAATTAAGCAGGGCTATACCAAATATACGGCAGCAGCAGGAAGCATCGAACTCAGAGAAGCGATATGCGAAAAGCTCAAAAGAGAGAACAACCTGGATTATCAACCATCACAGATCGTAGTCTCCAACGGCGCAAAGCATTCCATATACAACATAATGCAGGTCCTTTGCGAAGAAGGAGATGAGGTGATAATACCTTCTCCTTACTGGTTGAGCTACCCTGAGCAGGTGCGTCTCATGGGCGGGATTCCTGTCTTTGTCAAGGCAGGCATCGAGCAAGGTTTCAAGGTTACCGGAGAGGCCCTGGCGGCTGCCATAACCAAAAGAACCAAGATAATAATTCTAAATAGCCCGTGCAATCCGACAGGCGCTGTTTACACCAAGAAGGAACTCGAGGCGATTGCCGAGGTTGCGGTAAAGCATGGGGTCTA containing:
- a CDS encoding QueT transporter family protein; protein product: MKTERIVRGAAIAGLYVALVYIFQPISFGQIQLRIAEALTVLPILYVEAVPALFVGCLLANLLGPVGPWDIIGGSLVTLLAAIGTYKFRNSILAYLSPVILNGLLVSLYLTWIIEKLPYWITAISISVSEAIVVFGLGMPLINYLKGRAGKGKS
- a CDS encoding copper-translocating P-type ATPase, which codes for MEVSIMEKIEISISGMSCASCAVRIEKALKELPGVRSAAVNFATERATVLYQPELVSISAIEEQIRSAGYDVISQGEDKAIIEDREKIEHEKEMKALRLRLYVSIVLTAIIFAGSMREWVPWIPKFFSDRRLLFLLATPVQFWVGWRFYHGAYAALVHGSSDMNVLVAIGTTAAYLYSVVATFAPGLLKVGATGATHVYYDTSATIITLILVGRYLEAMARGKASEAMRKLLSLSAKTAHVVRGGQEVEIPSEELEVGDIVIVKPGEKIPVDGVIIEGHSSVDESMLTGESIPRDKGVGDEVVGATINKTGTFKFKATKVGRDTVLSQIVKLVEQAQGSKAPIQRLADRVAGIFVPAVVSIAVATFLAWYFFGPAPRLSFALLSFVSVLIIACPCALGLATPTAIMVGTGKGAEFGVLFKGGEHLERAHRINALIFDKTGTLTTGKPEVMDFELVSEGGPMTNEAAPAGGHMGGPAAGRERKVLQLVAAVEKASEHPLAQAVVAKAEAEGLSLPRVTDFEAIPGYGVKATVEGKKVLVGSEKFLEKEGVDARALSARAMEFSQQGKTPVLAAIEGKPAAVVAIADGIKPGSREAVDMLHKMGIEVAMLTGDNRRTAEAIASSLGIDRVLAEVLPQDKALEVRRLQQEGKVVGMVGDGINDAPALAQADVGIAIGTGTDIAMEAADITLMGGDLKGVVTAIELSRRTMSTIKQNLFWAFAYNSAGIPIAAGVLYPFTGILLNPMIAALAMALSSVSVVTNSLRLRGFRRR